The Pseudomonas nunensis genome includes the window CATCGACCTGGAAGAACTGGCCGCCGAAAAAGCCCAGTGATCCGGCCGGTGCAACGCCAATAATAAAAGCATGCAGGAGCGCTCCATGATTCGGCTCACCGCTGAACGCACCCCGGCTGGCACCAGTTACCTGGCGACCGGCCAAGGCCAGCCTGTGGTTTTGATCCACGGCGTGGGCCTGAATAAAGAAATGTGGGGCGGCCAAGTCGTTGGCCTGGCCACAAAGTACCGCGTGATCACTTACGACATGCTCGGTCACGGCGCCAGCCCACGCCCGCGAAGTGGCACCGACCTGCTCGGTTATGCCGACCAGTTGCTGGAGTTGCTAGATCATCTGCAAGTGCCCCAGGCGACCGTGATCGGATTCTCCATGGGCGGGCTGGTGGCGCGGGCGTTTGCCTTGCATTACCCGCAACGTTTGCAAGGCCTGGTAGTGCTCAACAGCGTGTTCAACCGCAGCGAAGAGCAGCGCGCCGGGGTCATCGCCCGCACCGCTCAAGCCGCCGAACACGGGCCGGATGCCAATGCCGAGGCGGCGCTGTCGCGCTGGTTCAGCCGTGAGTATCAGGCAGCCAACCCGGCGCAGATCGCAGCCCTGCGCCAGACCCTGGCCGACAATGATCCGCAAGGCTACCTGACCACTTATGAACTGTTCGCGACTCAGGACATGTACCGCGCCGAAGATCTGAGCGGTATTCAGGTGCCGACGCTGGTCGCCACCGGCGAACTCGATCCGGGCTCAACGCCGCAAATGGCCGAGCAACTGGCCGAACGCATTCCCGGCGCGCGGGTTGCCGTACTCGCTGAGCAGCGGCATATGATGCCGGTAGAGTCGCCGCGCCTGGTCAACCAGTTATTGCTGGAGTTTCTCGACACCGCGCACGCCCAACAAAAACCTATAAAGGGGATCGTTGCATGACACTCGCACGCTTCCAGATGTGCATCGGCGGTGAATGGGTCGATGCCCTGTCCGGCAAGACTTTTCAAAGCCTGAACCCGGCGCTGGCCCAGCCTTGGGCGGAACTGCCCGATGCGGATGAAGCGGACGTCGAACGCGCCGTGCAAGCCGCGCAGACCGCGTTCGACGGCAAGGCCTGGCGCGGTTTGACCGCCACTGCCAGGGGCAAATTGCTCCGCCGCTTGGGCGACCTGATCGCTGAAAACAAAGAGCAACTGGCGCAACTGGAAAGCCGCGACAACGGCAAGTTGATCCGCGAAACCCGTGGTCAGGTCAGCTATCTGCCGGAGTTTTTCCACTACACCGCCGGCCTCGCCGACAAGCTTGAAGGCGGCACCCTGCCCCTCGATAAACCCGACCTGTTCGCCTACACCGTGCACGAAGCCATGGGCGTGGTCGCGGCGATCATTCCCTGGAACAGCCCGCTTTACCTGACGGCGATCAAACTCGCGCCGGCCCTGGCGGCGGGCAATACCATCGTGATCAAACCGTCCGAACACGCGTCAGCGACCGTCCTCGAATTGGCGCGACTGGCCCTGGAAGCGGGCATTCCGCCGGGCGTGGTCAACGTGGTCACCGGTTACGGCCCGAGCACCGGCGCCGCCCTGACCCGCCATCCGCTGGTGCGCAAAATCGCCTTTACCGGTGGTGCCGCCACGGCGCGGCATGTGGTTCGCAGCAGCGCCGAGAACTTCGCCAAGCTGTCCCTGGAACTGGGCGGAAAATCGCCGAACATTATCTTTGCCGACGCCGACCTCGATAGCGCAATCAACGGCGCCATCGCCGGGATCTATGCGGCGTCGGGGCAGAGTTGCGTGTCCGGTTCGCGGTTGTTGGTGCAGGACGAAATCTATGATGAATTCGTCGAGCGCCTGGTGGAGCGGGCCAAGCGCATCCGCATCGGCAACCCGCAGGACGACGCCAGCGAAATGGGCCCGATGGCCACCGCGCAGCAACTCGCTGTAGTGGAAGGTCTGGTCGCCGACGCGATTGCCGAAGGTGCGCGTTTGAAGCTCGGCGGCAAGCGGCCGCAGAATCTCGGCGACGGCTGGTTCTACGAGCCGACGCTGTTCGAATGCGACAGCAACACGATGAAGATCATGCAGGAAGAAGTCTTCGGCCCGGTGGCCTCGGTGATCCGCTTCAAGGACGAAGCCGAAGCGCTGGCGATCGCCAACGACTCACAGTTCGGCCTAGCCGCCGGCATCTGGACCCGCGACCTGGGCCGCGCCCATCGCCTGGCCCGGGACGTGCGCTCGGGGATCATCTGGGTCAACACCTACCGCGCCGTATCGGCCATGGCGCCGATTGGCGGGTTCAAGAACAG containing:
- a CDS encoding alpha/beta fold hydrolase; amino-acid sequence: MIRLTAERTPAGTSYLATGQGQPVVLIHGVGLNKEMWGGQVVGLATKYRVITYDMLGHGASPRPRSGTDLLGYADQLLELLDHLQVPQATVIGFSMGGLVARAFALHYPQRLQGLVVLNSVFNRSEEQRAGVIARTAQAAEHGPDANAEAALSRWFSREYQAANPAQIAALRQTLADNDPQGYLTTYELFATQDMYRAEDLSGIQVPTLVATGELDPGSTPQMAEQLAERIPGARVAVLAEQRHMMPVESPRLVNQLLLEFLDTAHAQQKPIKGIVA
- a CDS encoding aldehyde dehydrogenase; this translates as MTLARFQMCIGGEWVDALSGKTFQSLNPALAQPWAELPDADEADVERAVQAAQTAFDGKAWRGLTATARGKLLRRLGDLIAENKEQLAQLESRDNGKLIRETRGQVSYLPEFFHYTAGLADKLEGGTLPLDKPDLFAYTVHEAMGVVAAIIPWNSPLYLTAIKLAPALAAGNTIVIKPSEHASATVLELARLALEAGIPPGVVNVVTGYGPSTGAALTRHPLVRKIAFTGGAATARHVVRSSAENFAKLSLELGGKSPNIIFADADLDSAINGAIAGIYAASGQSCVSGSRLLVQDEIYDEFVERLVERAKRIRIGNPQDDASEMGPMATAQQLAVVEGLVADAIAEGARLKLGGKRPQNLGDGWFYEPTLFECDSNTMKIMQEEVFGPVASVIRFKDEAEALAIANDSQFGLAAGIWTRDLGRAHRLARDVRSGIIWVNTYRAVSAMAPIGGFKNSGYGRESGIDSVLAYTELKTVWINLSQAPMPDPFVMR